A DNA window from Ranitomeya imitator isolate aRanImi1 chromosome 2, aRanImi1.pri, whole genome shotgun sequence contains the following coding sequences:
- the LOC138661529 gene encoding myoneurin-like, whose protein sequence is MSARRLNTSSKRKRSTPQKLKSRKLFAVSGNDLSESGDGENQDFQLCLSPSPETLHNRENVPKSLHQSPSKKETPQNKENRPGQYSSDSERTQRGRGRPKGSKNKTFPTSATRVYSVREGKSPTSSPKKDSDPHQENGVTTPHRGRGRPKGSRKVIPSGENTPKRSRGRPKGSKNKKPSKASMTKVVSSGVKKAGRGRPRKVPVTNEVETPKRERGRPKGSLNKVTKAKKLTLSTGTQEKRNRGRPRKIVLHQSPVVPLGPKRPRGRPKSISKDVPVPSPELQPSEKEEYSQEEDYDKDDDDDEEEDNDSDQ, encoded by the exons ATGAGCGCTCGGAGACTGAACACGAGCTCTAAGCGGAAGAGGTCAACACCGCAAAAGCTGAAGAGCCGGAAACTGTTTGCGGTCTCTGGAAACGATCTATCGGAG TCAGGAGATGGAGAGAATCAGGACTTCCAGCTGTGCTTGTCACCAAGCCCCGAAACGCTGCACAACCGCGAGAACGTGCCGAAATCCCTCCATCAATCGCCGTCAAAGAAGGAAACCCCACAGAACAAAGAAAACAGGCCGGGACAATACTCCAGCGACTCCGAAAGGACACAGAGGGGACGGGGGCGGCCGAAGGGGAGCAAGAACAAGACTTTCCCCACGTCCGCCACCAGG GTGTATTCAGTCCGTGAGGGAAAATCGCCAACATCGTCTCCAAAAAAAGATAGTGATCCCCATCAAGAAAACGGAGTGACGACCCCACATCGAGGCCGAGGGAGACCGAAGGGAAGCAGGAAG GTAATCCCCAGTGGTGAAAATACCCCAAAGAGATCAAGGGGAAGGCCGAAGGGAAGCAAAAACAAGAAGCCGTCCAAGGCCTCCATGACG AAAGTAGTAAGTTCTGGAGTCAAGAAGGCAGGCCGAGGGAGACCGCGAAAAGTGCCAGTAACAAACGAAGTCGAGACCCCAAAACGAGAAAGGGGTCGACCAAAGGGAAGTTTGAACAAAGTTACTAAAGCCAAAAAG TTAACTCTTTCAACCGGGACCCAAGAAAAGAGGAATCGGGGGCGTCCAAGAAAGATTGTTTTGCACCAAAGTCCTGTAGTGCCATTAGGCCCAAAGCGTCCAAGAGGAAGACCAAAGAGTATTTCCAAGGATGTGCCGGTGCCCAGTCCTGAG CTGCAACCCTCAGAGAAAGAAGAATACTCCCAGGAGGAGGACTATGATAAggacgatgatgatgatgaggaggaggacaacGACTCTGATCAATAG